CAGAAACCGTGAACACCGAAAGCCGTTTGGAAAAAGTTCTCACTTCCGGGAATTTCGCAGTTACTGCAGAATGCGGACCGCCAAAAGGTTCCGATGTTGCCGCTCTGCAGGAGAAAGGCAAACACCTTCTCAATTGCGTGGACGCAGTAAACGTTACGGACAACCAGACTGCTATCGTCAGGATGTCTTCCGTAGCTGCTTCTGCCATCCTGAAGAACATGGGACACGAACCGGTGCTCCAGATGGTAACACGCGATCGAAACCGGATTGCGCTTCAGAGCGATCTCTTCGGAGCATATGCGCTGGGTGTCAGGAATGTCCTGTGTCTCACGGGCGATCACCACTCTTTCGGTAATCAGAAAGAAACCGTCGGTGTTTTCGATCTCGATTCCATACAGCTCCTGAGAACTGTCCGGGATATGCGCGAACAGGGAACGATCATCGGAGGAGAAGCAATCCAGGTTCCACCGAAGATGTTTATCGGCGCAGCGGAAAACCCTTTTGCAGACCCGATTTCCTGGCGAGTCGTCCGCCTTGCAAAGAAAGCGGCAGCAGGAGCGGATTTCATCCAGACCCAATGCATCTTCAATGTGGACCGGTTTGCTGAATTCATGAAGCAAGCCCACGATCGGGGCATCACCGAGAAATTGTACGTGCTCGCTGGCATTACTCCTCTGAAGACAGTCGGAATGGCCAGGTACATGGCAAACAAGGTTGCCGGAATGGAGATTCCCGAGGAATTGATTTCCCGTATGGCCGGAGTTCCCAAAGAGAAGCAGGCCGAAGAAGGAATCAAAATTACCGTAGAGACGATTCAGAGAGTCCGCGAAATCCCG
The sequence above is a segment of the Desulfomonile tiedjei DSM 6799 genome. Coding sequences within it:
- a CDS encoding methylenetetrahydrofolate reductase; translation: MNTESRLEKVLTSGNFAVTAECGPPKGSDVAALQEKGKHLLNCVDAVNVTDNQTAIVRMSSVAASAILKNMGHEPVLQMVTRDRNRIALQSDLFGAYALGVRNVLCLTGDHHSFGNQKETVGVFDLDSIQLLRTVRDMREQGTIIGGEAIQVPPKMFIGAAENPFADPISWRVVRLAKKAAAGADFIQTQCIFNVDRFAEFMKQAHDRGITEKLYVLAGITPLKTVGMARYMANKVAGMEIPEELISRMAGVPKEKQAEEGIKITVETIQRVREIPGVAGIHLMAIEWEHKVPEILKAAGLDKRPAA